gttttagttcattttaaaagctCTTGTACTATGaaatggccaaaaaaaaaaaaaaagttgtcgcTTGGCAGTTGCCATGTAGTCACCACAGTGGCAAGAGAACATCTTGTCTTCAAACAAAATGGTTCACTTATCTCCTGTCTAATACGAATTCATTGTAATTcagtatattttgttttgtttttataattggCATTCAGTAAGCGACCGTGGTGATTATATTACGTGGTGGCTGGATGTTATTTGGGCCTCTGAACTGTATTTTCCAGCAAATGTATTGACTTAATCACTGTATTTGCTCTTGTAATAGTACCGTTGGGTTTCCAATCCTCCTAAATTTGTCCACGCAAAATGCCCCTTTTAGTCACTGCGAGATGAGCATCGTTAATTTCCGCTGATGTGACTCAGAAATTGCACAATACAGAGTGTGATCACTGCAAACAGCACTGTAAATAGATCATGCCTCtgacaaaacaaacaatcagtccgataaaaatgtgaaaaactaAAAAGCTATGTGGCGTAGGTGAAGTAGAATATGAAATCGCATTTCATTGCTGAGGCAAGTCGTGTGTATATGCCATAGCAGTGCTTTGTGCGCTTCGCCTTAGAGAATAAGCAAGTCTTGTGTTGTATTTCTAgtaatagattttatttttatgcattaatGTTCTCCACTGGGATTGTAGCGCCCAGTCACCAGTGCAATACTTCTTAGCCTACACTTCATGCCAGCTTGAGGGTATGAGTGATGATGGGAAAAATAAACCGATTTAGATTGCTGCTTTGCAGGACCGTCAGAGCCTTATAGAACACAGGCCAGGCTGCTGTAGGTGCATTTGTCCAGTCGAGACCTATTGAGAAATGAAAATCTTTGTGGTCTAAGATGTGTCAGACGGGTGAATGTTCTTGTCTTAATAGCGTACAGAACACGGCCACTGCAATACTTCGACACACTAAACTCTGAAAGGAAGCTGCTTGCTGTAAGCCAGAAGGCTTATGTccctttattattttctttcatttctgttTTACGCAGGTCAGACCCCATCTGCAACAAAAAGGCTTCATCTAATGGGCTGCAGCTGGCTGAAGTAAAagcacttcttttttttaattcaggcCCTCTTAAGATTGCTGAACCCTAGAAGAGCAATATACTCGTCTCTTTCTAAAAATCTTGCCCCAGGGCTTTGTTTTCAGTGCGAGATATAATAGGAATATGTGAAGTgctgtttaaaagaaaataaaatgctgGCTTTGGCCTGCCAGCTGGGGAAATGGCTCAGAGAGTTTACAGTGAGAATTGAAATCTATGGAAAATCActgctgtttttctttgttcaaaCTGTTCTTACCACAGTTTGCCATGAGTGTGATCTTATAGCTTGTGCTTTGTTTCCCTGTCACTCAGactttatgttctgtttttataCCAAAAGCCCTCTCAAACATTTTGTTGTTTCACAAAATGCCTTACTGAAAAAAGTAGGAAACCTGTCCGTCACCTGAAGTCGTTTGTCAAAAGTTATCTGAACTATGGTACAATCAGACGGTGATTGGTGTAATGGGTAACCAGGGACTCTATTTTGAATTTGAGAAAACAGATTTGTGTTCTTCACTTACTATgatcaacaaaaaataaaatatatatgttttgcatatttttgtcaTAGTCATCTATTTTATAATGGTAATTGTGTATAATACTTTGTGTGAAAACTCGCAGCAAAAACATGCATAAGTATTGAAGAGTGTTTTATCTCCTTGTATTTCCTGGTGGCTTCCAGGCTGGTTTTCCAGCATGCCAGCCACCTGCTACTTTTTTATATCTGCTCAGGTTCTTACTGGTGTCTTTATCAAGGTCTGCAACCGTCCCCACATTCTTTGCCACTGATTGTTGAGATGTTTCTGTAGCTGTTGGAGTGGGATGTTGAGTACCTCCTCTACCGTAGGTGGTGAGGAGGTCTAGGGCCAATGGAATCACGCTAACAATCCCACCATAGAAATTCCTTGCTTCATCACAGCTCAGCCGGTTGATCTCATTGTGTGGGTAGCTGTGAAGGAAAAAAGTAATGAAAGGTCATGCATTGTGGCTGTTCTTCATGTTAAGGTGACTCTTGAACTTCTTGTTACCATGTGATTTcaatcaatgaaaaaaaaaaaaaaagattagcaTCCTTATCCTGGATCTAAACTTGAAACTTTAGATatcaatttaattatattaaatggtGTAATTTCTCTTTCACTTAACTGTGCCCTTAGCTGACTGATGTTGCTGTTAGGGCCGAGGATATCCCTGCAAGTATCCAGACCCTCACAGGAATTGTTTTGGCTGGACAGTGAGGACTCGAGATGTTTTAAAACCCCTCCAAGATCAGAAATAATTTCCAAAAAGAGTGAAAAGATGCATCTGTCTGTGGAATTGCTGCAGTGGTGAGTCATGTACCTTTGGACCTACAGAGGAACATCGTCATTTACTGATAATGTCAAATTCACATTATGCTTagggtcagtgagattttttttttttttttttttttttggaataatatttttattcagcaaggatgcattaaattgatcaaaagtgaaagtaaagacttaaaaaaaacaacaacaacaaaaaaaacaaaacatttgtaataatttgtGAACTTTCTATGAGAATCCTGAACAAAATGCactagtttccacaaaatattgatCAGCACAACTGTAGCCTCCaacatgaataataaaaaatgtttcttgagtaaattagaatattagaatgagttctgaagtatcatgtgacactaaagactggagtaatgactgatAAATATTTAGCTTTACTATCAGAGAAATGCATTatgcatatgaaatatatttaaacagaaaacagttatttaaaaaaaaaaatcataatatttctatcttactgtatttttgatcaaatgaatgcagccttagtgagcacaATAGACttccaaaacattaaaaagtcttacgGAGTCTAccgacccaaaacttttgaacggtagtgtaattATTGCTAATACTATTTGTAGTAATACTGTTTCATCATACACTGTAAAGTGTAATTACTTGGAAAATATGAACGCATCATAACCTGTGCGATGGTGGAGACAGGCTCAGTTTTGTCCCTGGCATGCTCCCTCGAGCGCTCAAGAgctgttataaatataaattgctgTTGTTTAAAACGTTTATACTTCTCCTCAATGGAAAGTAACTGCTCTCTGACGTCAGCCATCTCAGTTGAAGTACTTGACCTGTTTAAAATGGATACAGTAATGTTAGAGTGCAGAATAAGAACAGTAACGTTACTGTTTACAGATGGATTGTTGCCAAATAGCAGTGTAAAGTTAGAGCGAGATTGAAAACCCACGTTTGCAGTACTGAGATGTTTGGATTTGAGAAGAAAGTagtattttattatgaaaaaaatagcgATTTTGACGGAAGGTAAACAGAAATGGTATTcatcataataaataacatattcACATGAACTAGAACTTACCTGTGTTAGTAGTACGTATATCAAACATCTGTACGTTTCTGTTGCATTGAATTTGCGCTGCTTAGCAACAAGAGTAGGATACTCGTGCGCCCTCTGGTGGTGGTGATGGTGATTGGCTGACCAAGTTACCAATGgcaacaaacataaacaaacgCGTGCGCACAGCAAATTATCAACAACAACTACATTTCAAggtaacataaaatatatttcttaattTTGACTCTCCATCAAAACAGTAAACTGCATCTTGTTGTTTTTAATCAAGTACCTACTCAGTttcgtaacatttcttaaaGCATTAGAAAACCAAtctaaattcagtcattttgtcTGACTTTGAAAGGTCGATCCGAAAACCTACGGTTTGTTTACGTCATAAGTTTGAGTCTTTTCCCGCCTTTTGTACAGGTTTATCCTCATAAAAGACTCTTTTATGTCTTTTGTTGATTTAATAGTCTCTCTTTGTGAACCAaggcacattttattttacagttcttTACAGATTTTCAAGCTTTTGGTGACTTTCTGAATCGTGTGGTGTTCTGCAGTGATGGATGCAACTGTCAGGCACCTCAGAATCCCTCCTGAGATGGCCATTTACGCAGAGAAACATGACATATTTCATCTGGTCCAGGTATAGATATTTTACTAGACAATGTTTAACAAGTTTATGATCATCTCGctcaaataaatgacatttgcaGACACTAGTGAGAAATTTGATGGTGGACAAACCAGAGGACCCCATTCAATACCTGATTAACTTCCTGAAAAGGGACAGTGTTGATGGTAAGATTTTTGTAATTGTACTCGTGATAAATCcttaacatttctttttatttgtttttaaaaattattttataaaagtaacacatttttacaaCAATACAATACACTGCCCACACCACAAGATGGCGCAGGCGTATATAATATCATACAAGAAGCTGGAGGAGCAGCAGATATCCAACCAGTTTAGCATTAAGATAAAAAAGACAGttattatatttatagaatGACACTGACAgcttttttttgttacattattaGACTTAATTAACTATCAATGTCATCTTGCATCAACAATGTATTGAGGACAGTTCATtgattttaacaaataaatctgTTTCAGTGCCAAGAATCATATTGTTGGGTCCTCCAGCGTCCGGGAAAAGGACCATAGTAAGAGTCATTTTAAGTACAGAATGattgattaatatttttcttgtttatgtCTTTTAAGGTGATATCCAGCAAGTGTTGTGCCCCTGTAAATAACTTTGTCTGTAATTTTGTGCTTTCTTCAGCcatgaaatgtatttataaataggCCTGTCATGTCAGAGTTTCATCAGAGTTAATTTAGACAAGATATTCATCATAGTTACGCCAACAGGCCTCAGAGATCCCAGTACTGATTTAGTCATCTCTACAGCATTACCTGTTCTGTAGCACATCATGCGCTTCTGAGTATTTTCATTTCTGTCAGTGTTTCTACATTTTATATGCTGCTTCAGTTTGTTCTCTTTTGTCTTGCCGCAGGCTAAGAAGTTGTGTGAGCACACACAGGCTATTCACGTAACTCTTAGTGATATCTTAAATGATGACAGTGACCTGACCAGAGCTGCACAGCAGTATCAAGACAAAAAACAGGTGggttctctctttctctgttcttTCTCTTGAAAACACATATACTTCTATAAGGTTTCCCACAAaattttatgacaattttttttaaattttaactcCAGAACAGGGAGTCTGCATGTAATTGTGTGTATTACTACTTAATTGCAAAGTATCTTCAAGAAAAAGTAGTCTGGAATGCCTTGATCATGAAATTCATTTTAGATGTAGGAAGTAGGAAAGGTAATGTTGTCAGCATTTGCTACACTCTCTGGATGCCGGTAATTGCGGTCTCTGTGGTATTGTAAAGACATAGAAGTGATTTTGTCTGAAGTCTGATCATGCAAATGCAATGCAGGCTAGTAAGTTGATAAATCAGGAGAGTTGAATAGAATtagaagaaaagagagagatgtgcTTAGGAAAAGTGCCTCCCAATGGTTTAATTATTCTAATTATCCTCTCACTTAAACTCGCCATGGCCTTGAGTTTAAAATAGAACGATCCAAAAGATTCCAattattatcattttcacaaaattcaCAAAGGAGAGTAAGATGAAAGCAGCAGAGGATGTCATAAATAATTAGAGATTCAAcagcatatttgaatgtatttgtttaataataattggattgttttggtgGACAGTCATTTAGTAGAGAACAGATATATCTCAGGTATGTTAAAGACACAAATGACAGGAGTCAGTTGTtctaaatttctttttatattatattatatttttatattattttatactaaattatattatgatttaagttcattattattaatatttttttcattaaatttgatttaaatgtttattctctgtgattAATTGTTGTTTATGTTGGTCTGATCAACATACAAATGACAGGAGTCagttatgtattattatttgattatcTGACTAGACAGCCATCAGTACAatgctgttttaattttaaatatttattattatgttatattatattataggaTTGTTATTAATATACTTAACTATTAATATAGTATATTGatagtaatatttatttgtttaatttgtgtgtgtatatatatatatatatatatatatatacacacacacacacatatataaattaaatacataaatattactatcaatatatatatatatatatatatatatatatattttaaataattgaatttGATTAAAACATTTACTCACTGTGATTTATTGTCGTTAATGTTGGTCTGATAGAAGATCCCCAAAGACCTCTGGAGCCAGTTGATTCAGCAACGCCTATCAAAACCCGACTGTGTGCGACGGGTAAGGACttgctttttttatatatttacttttatttatttattttgtaattaatttataaaaatgaacacTGCGTGCTTTACTCAACCTgtctaaaatgtgaaaaatgaaaCAATCCAGTGAGAGAAACATATTTTCATCCTGAACTTGCACGTAACCTCCACGTTTTGAACTGCGTGTAATGTCTACAAGCGTGATGCCCAAATAATTTgtcatattttttctttatctaCACTCAACCTTCTATGATAAATAATTAGACGTGTGTTTCTCTGCCTCCCTTGAGGACTGCTGGGATGGGTCTCGGGGAACGCAAGACTGCTGGTGAGAGTTCTCGGAGCAAACCTTTCATCACCAGCAGGCCCCTCACCGGCTGCCAGTTACATGTGATCTCAGCACTAATGCCACTTAAGAACCTCACCGCTGAGGTGTCCATTCACGTTTACTCTCAGATCTCGCACCTTTTGATTCCTCCTTTCATCTTTCAGTCAAATCACACAATCAATCACGGACTCCCTGATCGTGTCTTTTTCTGAAGTGTCAGTTTCTTCTGTGCAGCCGCATGGAGGAATATGTAAATCATCCAACTCCAAACAGCATCTCCTTTTATTCCTCACTAAACTCTGCAAATGGCTTTACTCAGCCAAGAATCCCATCGCGAAACTTTTTCCGTTTGGCATCCTTTAACTTTCACCTTTTAATCTCAGTAGTTTGTGATTAGCGACTGCTTTGAATCTAGTAATGGATGTTTATCCCTTCAGGCAAACTGTCTGATAGTATTTATCaggttatttaattattttccatCCTGACTGATCTGCATATGAGCAGAGGATTGAGGTAGAGTTTTTCCTCTGTAGATTTAGACACCTGACAAAGCATCTCTGGCTCACCATGAGGAGCCTTCATCTCATGGTCTTTTGCTTCGCACACACTTAAATGGGCCAAAGAATGGAATGATTGACATGTCACATCACCACTGGAGCCTAGACAGCTAAGCTTAATTGCTCTGCCACTGATGCCTGCGCGTGTGTGTGCTTGTCTACCTGTTTTTCCAAATTAAGCAACAATGAATGTTAATCATGCCTAATCTAGGTCATCTAGTTCATCTCCGCCTGTCACTGCTTCTCAAGCTGTCTTAATTCGTTCTCCCTCGCTCTCTCGTTCTCTCATGAGGCTGCTGTTTGTAAAACTTTAGACTTGTACTCTTGTGGAAAATGAAGAGAGGGAGCATAGGTAATGAATAGTGATTTAAAGTAAAATGTCAATTTAATGAGTGCCTTTCAGTCCTGGAAAAAAAGATGGACCCTaaagtaaatgagaaaaaagaaggaaggaaagaaagaaagaaagatcatGGGGCGCATGTCACAGTCATCCGGATCCCTAATGAGGCTTCCAAATAAAGTTATGCTGTTTGAATTTGCATAGTGTCTGTAATTCTATTTTGAGGGAGAAAGGAGGAATCTAAAGGAAAGTTTGAATATGAAATAATGAAACTTTTTGAGAGCACACAATGCAAATAATGCTTTACGGAGTTGTTTTAcctgacattttattttaaaatataataatatgattCAGTTGAACAGCAATAAAAAGGCAATTGTACgatatcattcaaaagtttgagatgggttttaaaagttttcttaaaaatactttgaaagaagtctcttatgctcagcaaggctgcatttatttgatcaaaatacagtaaaaacagtaatattgtgaaataccattacaattaaaataacttttattttaaattatttaaaaatgtaattgaataaaagttgaacagcatttgtttgcaatagaaatcatttgtaacattataaatgtctttactgtcacttttgatcaatttactacatccttgctgaataaaaatatttatttcttccTGACTTAACTAACTGACTCTAAACTTAGGCTGTAGTGTACATGTATGTGCACATTAATTGaagtttttgtagttttttaattgcttttctatgtaaacatgcttgATTGATGTCTTTTGCGACACATCTCActgttttttcagtgttttgcaTTATGAGTGCTGTGTTTAAGATGACTAGAGCAACATTAAAGCGAATCAGTGGTTAACATAAGTGGACAACTAATTGAGATCTAATTGTTAAAGTCAAGTGGAATGTTTTGCAGCCGCTACTGCTGCCATATTGTCGGTCTATTGTGTGGGGGAGCTGTGTGTTGGGGTCTGTGAGTGACATGTCGGGGCACCTCTTCTGCTCCCCTGCCTTGCCTGCTGTTGGGCTGGCTGGTGACATCTGCTCTACGCATGTCCCTCCTGTGATAGCTAGCCTCACTGCAGATGTTCCAGTCCTAGGGTCTCTGTCTGAGCCCACTGCTACTGCACCACGGCCGCTTTTGATGTGAGGATGAAACGGAATGGAGCAAGTCGCAGTGGGGCTGTGTTCGGATGTATGTGTGTGGGAGTTAATGTGTGCATGGAGCATATGTGTGTACGGTAGTTTGACTGAAGCAAGTTTGGACTCTACCTAGGTTTCTTTGTAAAACCTCTGAATATCTACAGATGCATATTAGTATATAATCTGCTCTTTACTTGATTTCTGTGTATTctgtaataaatattacttcATCATGCTCTTCTAGAAATGCTGCACATCAACAAATTAAACAGACACTCAACATCCACCCTGTATTTCCCCTATATTCATGCCAGTTAGATTGTGTAGGCTAGAGGCCTTTCATGCAATTCTGTGCGTCAGGCCCTGCTCATGGGCTTCCCAGCCACAGAGGCAATCAAATGCTTAATGGGAAAGTAAGTGGGAGGAAACTTGCGCGCTGAGATCAGGTGAAGCAAAGGATAGGTTTGCCGTTAAAGATCAAAGCCTAAAAAAACAAAGGCTGATATCAAACAGACACTCGAAACTCAGCTGCAAAAACCCACAGCTCCTCTGATAATACTTAGATCTATAAATGTTtgttgcatatatttatttattttaagattatTCACTGCAGTAATAAGTTGGCCCCTAACAAGCACTTTTGGGAGATGGTTTCTTTGACTGTTCTTTATTTTACCGCACCATTGCACAGCAAGCCTTGGGATTTAGGAGACTATTAGAGAGGAGGATTTTTTCATGGATTTGTAGCTAATGAATGATATGCATGCGTTTCCTTTCTtcttatgttatttttattgctaAGTGAGAAGTGCGGAGAGGAGCTGGAGAATTAGGCACATTTTCAAGGTTTTTATGGATTTAACCCTCCATTTGCCTCCCTGCATGAGACCCCATATGGGCCAGTTTTACTCCTTATTCATACAACAATTTATACATTCATTATTTACACTGGTACAGGGCAGCaatttatatgaattatttatataaaattattcattcaaagcctattactgttttttaaagtattttttcagGGAGGATATTGTTTTGCttatatgaaaacaattttaaacaaCAATTTAAGCACAGTAGTTGACCATGGGGAAAAGCAAGTGCATTTATAGAAATGTAAACAGGAGAATTGTCTGGTTTCAGCTGTGTTAATAGCAGAATGTGTCAGCGTTGTGTTTGTCACTAGCAAAGTTGGACTCTATATGTCACCAGAGAGTTGTATTATTGTTAAAGCAAATTGTTTGTTCCTTCTCAAGTGTGCATAACATGCATTGTATTTCCAGGGCTGGCTTTTGGAAGCCATTCCCATGACGCAAGAAGAGGCGCTATGTCTACAAGAAGCAGGCATCACCCCGGATCATGTTGGTTAGTGGCATGTTGTCCAAACACTTTGTTGTTCCCGACTGAAAAACAAGAGGTTTGAATCAGGACTCGATAATGAGACCAACCAAATATCTCTCTGGGACTCACTATCACTCCCCCAGAGGATGTGTCAAACTCTAGAGCTTTCTTTTAACTCTTTCCTCGCAGTGATGCTGGAAGCTCCTGATGTCGTCCTGATTGAAAGGAGCTCGGGCAAGAGGATAGACCCTGTCACAGGAGGTAATGTCTGTATGATCATTACACATTTCTTAGTTCAGAGAGTGGGACTGCGAGACAGGCAGCTAACATGCACAATTGTTAGAATGCATTTCATTATCTGTGGACCTTGACAGCGCTCAACTTGTTTGCCGAATCCAAATCGGGCCTGTGTGTCCTCAGGGTTTTCGAAAAGCCCAGCTGTAATGAACAAAAGCCAGTACTCCCTCCAGATTTATGATGGTGCGGATGCACCGTTTCCACATAATTGCCATTTCcccttttgtttatttatgatcTCTGTTTATGAATCTTTTTCAGGACATTCACTGTCAAAATAAATGCtatgaaaaaagtttttttttatattttacacttAATACTTACACCTCAGCACATATATCCTAGTGTATAAAACATATGTAATAACCTTTTCCACATGTTTCCTTTCCATGTTTCAGATGTATATCATGTCACCTTCATGTGGCCTGAGAGAGAAGAGGTTGCACAGCGTTTAGAAACACCCAGGATAATGATGCCAGCTGATCTTATAGCCAAAAAGCTGCAGAAATACCATACAGAAGCTCATGCTCTGAAGCAAACCTACCACAGCTGCCTGAAGACCATCAGTGCTGACCAGCCCCATATAGACGTTTTCTCACAAGGTAAACTTCACCATCTTCACCTGCTCTGGTACCATTGCCAACCAtctgcattaaagggatatttctaccaaaaatgaaaattctgtcattcactCACCATCAAGATGTTCAAAAACTACATGTTTTTCTTgtaatgaacacaaaagaagatattttgaagaatattggtaaCCAAACTGTTTTAGTGACCATTGACTTCTGTTGTATGGACACAAAAAAGCCaagatttttctcaaaatatcttcccttATGTTctgaaaaaagtcatacaggtttgaaatgacatataggtgagtaaatgagttgGCTGATCTATCACTTTAAATTAGTGTTTACAAATCTTCTTGTCAAGCTACCGATTATCGCTGACTTCGTATGAGGTATACAATTGATGTTAGGTAGTATTTTCCGTTAGGTGCTTATTTAATCAAGCCATTTGAATTCAAAATATAGGCTGCATTTCCAAAAAATGTGTGCAGGTTAGGCTTAGGTAGGTCACTGAGTTACATTTAGagctttttaaacatttctacTAATATCACCTACTGCGATGAGCCGAGATCTACCGCCCCTATTGGTCGGAGGTCAGTAGTGTGGCGGCTGCATTCAGAGGCTGTGATTGACCTGCTTGTCAGGCACTCTGCCAGTTGAGGAGGTTGCCTCAGGCAGCTCTGCAGGCACAGACTATCCCATGAGAACTTGGGCAGGGATGAGCGGTCCTCGCCAATTACATTAAAACCATCTGAATCCAACCTGTCTAAATATTATATCGCTCAACTtgacaaaataattttgtcacTTCCCTTCCTTTAGGCGTGAGGTAGAGCTAGGCAGTGAATATTTAAACCGCTGTAGCATTAGGCAGGTTAGCAGCATTTTGTGAAATTCATACCacagtttttttattataaagatACATATTTATCATAGGAATGAGTATGCATGGAACTGATAGCCAGTCATTGTATATTATGGGCTGCATTTTTAGAGATGTCAGACACTGACCTCTGTCTATaacttttaacaatattttgcCAGCTCATGCTACATAAACATGAGCTGGGagaaattcaaattcaattttgGACTGGTTTCTCTCCATTTCTCACTTTCTCATAGAAATTAGGCTTATCTGGGGGGAAATAAAGGCTCATTTAGTCTCATTGTACATTAGTATTAGAGCCAAAATGCTCCGTTGAGTCACATATCAAGGAAGCTACCCTCCAGCCTAATGGTTTTGCGCTGTGGGCTTGATTTGTAAATTGTAGATTTAGGACAGTGTGCCGTTATGCTAATTTTGACTTAACTGCACCTGATTTTCTTAATATGTCTAAATGGAggacattaaataaatatttgagaTAAACTCTGccataaaacattcataaaccCATACTGAGGAGCAAACAGCAATAAGGCTGTCATCTTAAATCTTGATTAGCGCTAATTCAGCATGCGGTTTGATTGTAACGGCGCTAGTTTCCCCCTGACTTAGCCTTTTAGCGCATTAACATGTTTCGCATATTAAGCATTTATCATGTTGTTGTATAACAATTAGCAGCATAAAGGGCTGGATGAGAGGAACTCATTAGTTATGATTAGGCTGTTGTTAATCATTGCACATTAGAATGGCGGCTCAGTGCAGGTTCCAGACAAACAGCATTGTTGTGAGTGAAACCCAACTGCAAACAGATGGCTTCGACGTGGATGTCACACTACAAGCAAATGCCCCCGTGGACATGAAAGGAAGACTCTGATGATTAATTAATCAAGTGGCTTTATATTCAGTTTAGTGGCAATCTCTGTTTATGATCTTAGAGAATGGGCTGTCACCAGCCTCACAAATGTGCTCTATTACTCCATTAAACATTCAATAGAGTCTATATCTGTCTGCATTGTGTTGTTTTGTATCAAAGTATGGTATTGTATGACCGTAGGgttaaagaaaattatatttaatctgTGTTTGAttgcacaaacaaaaacattttgtaatgcatacactaccattcaaaagttttgggtcattTCTGTTGCTGTCATTTCTGTTGCTGTTGGGTCTTTTcatatgctgttcttttgaattttctattcttaaaagaatcctgaaaaaaaaaaaagatttccacaatgttaagcagcacatctgagttcaatactgataataataataaatgtttcttgagcaccaaatcagcatattagactggTTTCAAAaagatcatgtgatactgaagactggagtaattatgctgatgaatattcagctttgccatcacagg
This Ctenopharyngodon idella isolate HZGC_01 chromosome 5, HZGC01, whole genome shotgun sequence DNA region includes the following protein-coding sequences:
- the spaca9 gene encoding sperm acrosome-associated protein 9, whose protein sequence is MADVREQLLSIEEKYKRFKQQQFIFITALERSREHARDKTEPVSTIAQVQRYMTHHCSNSTDRCIFSLFLEIISDLGGVLKHLESSLSSQNNSCEGLDTCRDILGPNSNISQLRAHYPHNEINRLSCDEARNFYGGIVSVIPLALDLLTTYGRGGTQHPTPTATETSQQSVAKNVGTVADLDKDTSKNLSRYKKVAGGWHAGKPAWKPPGNTRR
- the ak8 gene encoding adenylate kinase 8 isoform X1 codes for the protein MDATVRHLRIPPEMAIYAEKHDIFHLVQTLVRNLMVDKPEDPIQYLINFLKRDSVDVPRIILLGPPASGKRTIAKKLCEHTQAIHVTLSDILNDDSDLTRAAQQYQDKKQKIPKDLWSQLIQQRLSKPDCVRRGWLLEAIPMTQEEALCLQEAGITPDHVVMLEAPDVVLIERSSGKRIDPVTGDVYHVTFMWPEREEVAQRLETPRIMMPADLIAKKLQKYHTEAHALKQTYHSCLKTISADQPHIDVFSQVLNYVRTPRHSASPYTPRILLFGPPGSGKSLQAKLLAQKYSIVDICCSELLKAVSADENHMGELIKPYLESEQQVPSSIVLRILIERLSRMDCTTRGWVLHGFPQDVEQAEKLQESNFLPNRVFFLEMTDDIAIERVTLRAVDPVTGEWYHTMYKPAPGPEVQARLRFDPWNSEAQLLKRLKEYWSHAVDLQAFYPQAVYINADQDPHTVFESLESRLVG
- the ak8 gene encoding adenylate kinase 8 isoform X2, with amino-acid sequence MDATVRHLRIPPEMAIYAEKHDIFHLVQTLVRNLMVDKPEDPIQYLINFLKRDSVDVPRIILLGPPASGKRTIAKKLCEHTQAIHVTLSDILNDDSDLTRAAQQYQDKKQIPKDLWSQLIQQRLSKPDCVRRGWLLEAIPMTQEEALCLQEAGITPDHVVMLEAPDVVLIERSSGKRIDPVTGDVYHVTFMWPEREEVAQRLETPRIMMPADLIAKKLQKYHTEAHALKQTYHSCLKTISADQPHIDVFSQVLNYVRTPRHSASPYTPRILLFGPPGSGKSLQAKLLAQKYSIVDICCSELLKAVSADENHMGELIKPYLESEQQVPSSIVLRILIERLSRMDCTTRGWVLHGFPQDVEQAEKLQESNFLPNRVFFLEMTDDIAIERVTLRAVDPVTGEWYHTMYKPAPGPEVQARLRFDPWNSEAQLLKRLKEYWSHAVDLQAFYPQAVYINADQDPHTVFESLESRLVG